GTGGTGCAGCTCGACGTCTCCGGCGTGGTCGCCGGCACGCGGTACCGGGGCGACTTCGAGGAGCGGATGAACAAGATCATCGAGGAGATCAGCCAGCACAGCGAGCAACTGATCATCTTCATCGACGAGCTGCACACCGTGGTCGGCGCGGGCGGTTCGGAGGGAGCCGTGGACGCGGGCAACATGCTCAAGCCGAGGCTGGCTCGGGGTGAGCTGCACGTGGTCGGCGCCACGACGCTGGACGAGTACCGCAAGAACATCGAGAAGGACGCCGCGCTGGAACGCCGTTTCCAGCGGATCGACGTCGCCGAGCCCAGCGTCGAGGACACGGTCCAGATAATGCGGGGGCTTCGGGACCGCTACGAGGCGCACCACCAGGTGCGGTTCAGCGACGACGCGATCAGTTCCGCGGCGGAGCTCGCCGATCGCTACATCACGGACCGCTACCTGCCGGACAAGGCCATCGACCTGCTCGACCAGGCCGGAGCGCGCAAGCGGTTGCGCACTCGTACGCCCACGACCGACGTCCGGGAGCTGGAGGAGCAGGCCGAACAGCTCAGCCGGGACAAGGCGCAGGCGGTCAGCGACGAGAACTACGAGCAGGCCTCACAGCTGCGGGACGAGATCAACCAGGTCCAGGCGAGGATCCGGCAGCAGCGGCACAGCCCGGACGGCATCCCCGAGGTCGGCTCGGCCGACATCGCCGAGGTCGTGTCCAGGGCGACCGGTATTCCGGTCACCCAACTGACCGAGGAGGAGAAGGGCCGCCTGATGCGGCTGGAGGACCAGCTGCACCACCGGGTGATCGGGCAGGACGAGGCGGTGCACGCGGTCTCCCGCGCGGTACGCCGTTCGCGCACCGGCATGGGCGACCCGAACCGGCCCGTCGGAACCTTCCTGTTCCTCGGCCCGACCGGTGTCGGCAAGACCGAGTTGGCGCGGGCACTGGCCGAGTCGCTGTTCGGGGACCAGGACCGGATGATCCGGCTGGACATGAGCGAGTACCAGGAGTCCCACACGGCCAGCCGGATGGTCGGGGCCCCTCCGGGATACGTCGGTTACGGCGAGGCGGGCCAGCTCACCGAGGAGGTACGCCGCAGGCCCTACTCCGTGGTGCTGCTCGACGAGATCGAGAAGGCGCACATCGATGTGTTCAACATCCTGCTGCAGGTCATGGAGGACGGCCGCCTCACCGACGGCCAGGGTCGAACGGTGGACTTCCGCAACACCGTGCTGATCATGACGAGCAACCTCGGTTCGGACATCATCTCGAACCGCTCCGGGGTGCTCGGGTTCAGCACCAGGGAGGAGGAACAGACCACCGAGGCGGCGCGTGACCGGCTGATGGTCAGGTTGCGCGAGTCCTTCCGGCCGGAGTTCCTGAACCGCATCGACGAGATCGTGGTCTTCCGCAAGCTGGAGTCGGACCAGCTGCGGCGCATCACCGAGCTGCTGCTGGACGAGACCAGGAAACGGTTGCAGGCTCAGGGAATCGACATCACGTTCGACTCGGAGGCGGTGGACTGGCTGACCGAACACGGGCATCAACCGGACTTCGGTGCGCGACCGCTGCGGCGGACCATCCAGCGCGAGGTGGACGACTCGATATCCGACCTGCTGCTGGACGGGGAACTCGCCCACGGTCAGCGCGTGGTGGTCAGCGCCGACCAGGACCAGCTCCGGTTCTCGGTGCAACCGCAACCGGCCGAAGCCTCCGTCTGAGGCGGGAACGCACCGGCGAGCGAGGGGCGGCCGATCCCGGCTGGGGACCCGGCCGCCCCTGTTCTCGCGGTCCGGCGGGCGTTCCTCAGCGGGCCACGACGACGGGACAGGGCGCGTGGTGCAGCAGTGTCTGGCTGGTCGAGCCCAGCAGCAGCCCCGCGAGCCCACCCCTGCCCCGGGCTCCCACCACGACGAGCCTGGCGCTGTTCGCCTGGTCCAGCAGCAGGCGTGCGGGTTTGCCGTAACCGACGAGTTCATGCACCGTCACGTCGGGGTAGTCCTCCCGCCAACCGGCCAGCACCTCGGCGAGCAGGCGCTGTTCGTCGGCACGAACGGACTCCCAGGTCTCGTCGGCCTGCGCTCGGGTCCACAGCTCCCCCACCACCAGGTCGTGCCAGGCGTGCACCGCCACGAGTTCGGCCGATCGGGCGGAGGCCATGTCGAACGCCCACCGCAGCGCGAGCTCACCGGGGCCGGAACCGTCCACACCGACGACGACGGGCAGGTCCTCGCGTTCGGCTCCCTCGTCGGGCTCACGGATCACCG
The nucleotide sequence above comes from Actinopolyspora erythraea. Encoded proteins:
- a CDS encoding universal stress protein; its protein translation is MSTTAKPVLVGIDGSPTSFEAVRWAAREASHRSAPLRLVHADVSALGYVPDTLGTATPDSTNETAREFVSDWLRDAREIASAAAPELVVETVVRTGSARTVLLDESTTARLVVVGSRGLGSFSGVVLGSVAIALTHHGQCPVAVIREPDEGAEREDLPVVVGVDGSGPGELALRWAFDMASARSAELVAVHAWHDLVVGELWTRAQADETWESVRADEQRLLAEVLAGWREDYPDVTVHELVGYGKPARLLLDQANSARLVVVGARGRGGLAGLLLGSTSQTLLHHAPCPVVVAR
- a CDS encoding ATP-dependent Clp protease ATP-binding subunit, yielding MTNFFGSGGPGSSPFDDFLARFLGGQGGTPRPVQRVDITRLMTHQAQELMAAAARFTAERGGHDLDAHHLLWAATQTETTRSMLERAGADPAAIAQGIEQQLPQTESTDQPPALTPAAKRALLDAHRVARAVGSSYIGPDHLLLALAANQESTAGQILAAAHVTLEALQSGASARSGGHQQSPETQQSSTTPTLDEYGQDLTARAREGGLDPVIGRDSEIEQTVEVLSRRTKNNPVLIGEAGVGKTSVVEGIAQRIVDGEVPDVLSNKRVVQLDVSGVVAGTRYRGDFEERMNKIIEEISQHSEQLIIFIDELHTVVGAGGSEGAVDAGNMLKPRLARGELHVVGATTLDEYRKNIEKDAALERRFQRIDVAEPSVEDTVQIMRGLRDRYEAHHQVRFSDDAISSAAELADRYITDRYLPDKAIDLLDQAGARKRLRTRTPTTDVRELEEQAEQLSRDKAQAVSDENYEQASQLRDEINQVQARIRQQRHSPDGIPEVGSADIAEVVSRATGIPVTQLTEEEKGRLMRLEDQLHHRVIGQDEAVHAVSRAVRRSRTGMGDPNRPVGTFLFLGPTGVGKTELARALAESLFGDQDRMIRLDMSEYQESHTASRMVGAPPGYVGYGEAGQLTEEVRRRPYSVVLLDEIEKAHIDVFNILLQVMEDGRLTDGQGRTVDFRNTVLIMTSNLGSDIISNRSGVLGFSTREEEQTTEAARDRLMVRLRESFRPEFLNRIDEIVVFRKLESDQLRRITELLLDETRKRLQAQGIDITFDSEAVDWLTEHGHQPDFGARPLRRTIQREVDDSISDLLLDGELAHGQRVVVSADQDQLRFSVQPQPAEASV